A region from the Arvicola amphibius chromosome 12, mArvAmp1.2, whole genome shotgun sequence genome encodes:
- the Kcnj14 gene encoding ATP-sensitive inward rectifier potassium channel 14, translated as MGLARALRRLSGALESGNSQAGDEEEAGAGLCRNGWAPAPVTGSRRRGRFVKKDGHCNVRFVNLGGQGARYLSDLFTTCVDVRWRWMCLLFSCSFLASWLLFGLTFWLIASLHGDLAAPPPPAPCFSQVASFLAAFLFALETQTSIGYGVRSVTEECPAAVAAVVLQCIAGCVLDAFVVGAVMAKMAKPKKRNETLVFSENAVVALRDRRLCLMWRVGNLRRSHLVEAHVRAQLLQPRVTPEGEYIPLDHQDVDVGFDGGTDRIFLVSPITIVHEIDSASPLYELGRAELARADFELVVILEGMVEATAMTTQCRSSYLPGELLWGHRFEPVLFQRGSQYEVDYRHFHRTYEVPGTPVCSAKELDERAEQASHSPKSSFPGSLAAFCYENELALSCCQEEEEDEDSKEGTSAETPDRADSPQALTPTLALTLPP; from the exons ATGGGCCTGGCCAGGGCCCTGCGCCGCCTGAGCGGCGCGCTGGAGTCAGGAAACAGCCAAGCCGGCgatgaggaggaggcaggggccGGGCTGTGCCGCAATGGGTGGGCGCCCGCACCGGTGACTGGGAGCCGGCGCCGCGGGCGCTTCGTCAAAAAAGATGGACACTGCAATGTGCGCTTCGTGAATCTGGGTGGCCAGGGCGCGCGCTACTTGAGTGACCTGTTCACCACATGTGTGGACGTCCGCTGGCGCTGGATGTGCCTGCTCTTCTCCTGTTCCTTCCTCGCCTCCTGGCTGCTCTTCGGCCTGACCTTCTGGCTCATCGCCTCACTGCACGGCGACCTGGCGGCCCCGCCGCCCCCTGCGCCCTGTTTCTCACAGGTGGCCAGCTTCCTGGCTGCCTTCCTCTTCGCGCTGGAGACGCAGACGTCCATAGGCTATGGTGTGCGCAGCGTTACCGAGGAGTGTCCAGCTGCTGTGGCCGCCGTGGTGCTACAGTGCATCGCAGGCTGTGTACTCGACGCCTTCGTCGTGGGTGCAGTCATGGCCAAGATGGCCAAGCCCAAGAAACGCAACGAGACGCTGGTCTTCAGCGAAAACGCAGTGGTGGCTCTGCGAGACCGCCGCCTCTGCCTCATGTGGCGGGTGGGCAACCTGCGCCGCAGCCACCTGGTGGAGGCTCACGTGCGGGCCCAGCTGCTGCAG CCCCGTGTGACCCCGGAGGGTGAGTACATTCCGCTGGACCACCAGGATGTGGATGTTGGCTTTGACGGAGGCACCGACCGCATCTTCCTCGTGTCTCCCATCACCATTGTACATGAGATTGACTCAGCCAGTCCACTGTATGAGCTGGGGCGGGCGGAGCTGGCCAGGGCTGACTTTGAGCTGGTGGTCATCCTTGAAGGTATGGTTGAGGCCACAGCCATGACGACACAGTGCCGCTCATCTTACCTCCCAGGTGAGCTGCTCTGGGGACATCGCTTTGAACCAGTCCTTTTCCAGCGTGGCTCCCAGTATGAGGTTGACTATCGCCACTTCCATCGAACATATGAGGTCCCGGGGACACCAGTCTGCAGTGCCAAGGAGCTGGATGAACGGGCAGAGCAGGCTTCCCACAGCCCTAAGTCAAGTTTTCCTGGCTCCCTCGCTGCATTTTGTTATGAGAATGAACTTGCTCTGAGCTGCtgccaggaagaagaggaagacgaGGATTCTAAGGAGGGGACTTCAGCAGAGACCCCAGATCGGGCTGACAGTCCCCAAGCTCTTACACCAACCCTGGCACTGACCCTGCCTCCATGA